The following coding sequences lie in one Capsicum annuum cultivar UCD-10X-F1 chromosome 5, UCD10Xv1.1, whole genome shotgun sequence genomic window:
- the LOC124898706 gene encoding putative cytochrome c biogenesis ccmB-like mitochondrial protein yields MRRLFLELYHKQIFPSTPITSFSLFLSYIVVTPLMLGFEKDFSCHSHLGPIRIPPLFPFPSAPFPRNEKEDGTLELYYLSAYCLPKILLLQLVGHRVIQISRVFRGFPMLQLPYQFGRSGMDRLNIPLGSLVLTLLCGIHSRSALGITSSSGWNSSQNPTTSPTSLPPTVSRTSIETEWFHVLSSIGYSSPFVSLFPILVSISSQD; encoded by the coding sequence ATGAGACGACTCTTTCTTGAACTATATCATAAACAGATCTTCCCCTCCACACCAATCACGAGTTTTTCTCTATTCCTCTCGTATATCGTCGTAACGCCCTTAATGCTAGGTTTTGAAAAAGACTTTTCATGTCATTCCCATTTAGGTCCGATTCGGATCCCTCCGTTGTTTCCTTTTCCTTCCGCACCTTTTCCTCGAAATGAGAAAGAAGATGGTACACTTGAATTGTATTATTTAAGTGCTTATTGCTTGCCAAAAATCCTACTTCTACAATTGGTAGGTCACCGGGTTATTCAAATAAGTCGTGTTTTCCGTGGTTTTCCCATGTTACAACTTCCGTACCAATTCGGTCGATCCGGAATGGATCGGTTAAACATTCCATTAGGTAGCCTGGTCTTGACTCTTCTGTGTGGTATTCATTCTCGTTCGGCTCTTGGAATCACATCCAGCAGTGGTTGGAACAGCTCGCAAAATCCAACCACTTCACCTACTTCATTGCCCCCAACCGTTTCTCGTACCTCTATTGAAACAGAATGGTTTCATGTTCTTTCATCGATTGGTTATTCCTCTCCGTTCGTATCtctttttccaattttggtcTCGATTAGTTCACAAGATTGA
- the LOC107872249 gene encoding uncharacterized mitochondrial protein ymf1-like has product MPFGRSLLQKKSLLRVSGEERSPEILISFHSSGSTSNQWRKLKNPWFPGRTLFRPSCFGTGKKKRFFAQLAHSAGPTCISYLAEEASDRLEFLPSWDSMDQDLLLLYGQYRSTLVDHMDVEKATNLDEIETSLFHFYLPSSYLCFVCSWEEFDLGIPPK; this is encoded by the coding sequence ATGCCATTCGGAAGAAGTCTTCTACAGAAGAAAAGCCTGTTACGAGTAAGTGGAGAGGAAAGATCTCCAGAGATTCTTATCTCATTCCATTCCAGTGGCTCAACCAGTAACCAATGGCGAAAACTCAAAAATCCATGGTTTCCCGGTAGAACCCTATTTCGCCCAAGTTGTTTCGGAACCGGAAAAAAGAAGCGGTTTTTCGCACAGCTTGCTCATAGTGCAGGTCCCACTTGTATATCGTATTTGGCCGAAGAAGCATCGGACAGGTTGGAGTTCTTACCTTCTTGGGACTCCATGGACCAAGATCTGCTTTTATTATATGGTCAATACCGATCTACTTTAGTAGATCATATGGATGTAGAAAAAGCAACTAATTTGGATGAAATAGAAACATCTCTTTTCCATTTCTATTTACCCAGTTCATATCTTTGTTTCGTGTGTTCCTGGGAGGAATTCGATCTCGGAATACCACCTAAATAA